In Phragmites australis chromosome 17, lpPhrAust1.1, whole genome shotgun sequence, the following are encoded in one genomic region:
- the LOC133897082 gene encoding sugar transport protein 7-like, with protein sequence MAGSGVAALGVKKERAAQYKGRMTLAVAMTCLVAAVGGAIFGYDIGISGGVTSMDPFLEKFFPVVFRRKNSGRQNNYCKYDNQGLAAFTSSLYIAGLVATLAASPVTRNYGRRASIVCGGVSFLIGATLNAAAVNLAMLILGRIMLGVGIGFGNQAVPLYLSEMAPAHLRGGLNMMFQLATTLGIFTANLINYGTQNIKPWGWRLSLGLAAVPALLMTVGGLFLPETPNSLIERGRVEEGRRVLERIRGTADVDAEFTDMVEASELANTIEHPFRNILERRNRPQLAMAVCMPAFQILTGINSILFYAPVLFQSMGFGGNASLYSSVLTGAVLFSSTLISIGTVDRLGRRKLLISGGIQMVVCQVIVAVILGVKFGTDKQLSRSFSIAVVAVICLFVLAFGWSWGPLGWTVPSEIFALETRSAGQSITVAVNLLFTFAIAQAFLSLLCAFKFGIFLFFAGWITVMTVFVYFFLPETKGVPIEEMVLLWRKHWFWKKVMPDMPLEDGWGAADDAAPANSNRK encoded by the exons ATGGCGGGCAGCGGTGTGGCGGCGCTGGGGGTGAAGAAGGAGCGAGCGGCGCAGTACAAGGGCCGCATGACGCTCGCCGTCGCCATGACCTgcctcgtcgccgccgtcggGGGTGCCATCTTCGGCTACGACATCGGAATCTCCG GAGGAGTGACCTCGATGGACCCATTTCTGGAGAAGTTCTTCCCGGTGGTGTTCCGGAGGAAGAACTCCGGCAGGCAGAACAACTACTGCAAGTACGACAACCAGGGCCTCGCGGCGTTCACCTCCTCCCTCTACATCGCCGGCCTCGTCGCCACCCTCGCCGCGTCCCCTGTGACGAGGAACTACGGCCGCCGCGCCAGCATTGTCTGCGGCGGCGTCAGCTTCCTCATCGGCGCCACGCTCAATGCTGCCGCCGTGAACCTGGCCATGCTCATCCTCGGGCGCATCATGCTGGGCGTCGGCATCGGTTTCGGCAATCAG GCTGTGCCGCTGTACCTGTCGGAGATGGCGCCGGCTCACCTCCGCGGCGGGCTGAACATGATGTTCCAGCTCGCGACGACGCTCGGCATCTTCACGGCGAACTTGATCAACTACGGCACGCAGAACATCAAGCCGTGGGGTTGGCGCCTGTCGCTCGGCCTCGCAGCGGTGCCCGCGCTGCTGATGACCGTGGGCGGGCTGTTCCTCCCGGAGACgcccaacagcctcatcgagcgCGGGCGCGTCGAGGAGGGCCGGCGCGTTCTGGAGCGCATCCGCGGCACCGCCGACGTGGACGCCGAGTTCACGGACATGGTGGAGGCCAGCGAGCTGGCCAACACCATCGAGCACCCGTTCCGGAACATCCTGGAGCGGCGCAACCGGCCGCAGCTGGCGATGGCCGTCTGCATGCCGGCGTTCCAGATCCTGACGGGCATCAACTCCATCCTCTTCTACGCGCCCGTGCTGTTCCAGAGCATGGGCTTCGGCGGAAACGCGTCCCTCTATTCCTCCGTGCTCACCGGCGCCGTGCTCTTCTCCTCCACGCTCATCTCCATCGGCACTGTCGACCGCCTTGGCCGCCGGAAGCTCCTCATCAGCGGCGGCATCCAGATGGTCGTCTGCCAG gTGATCGTGGCGGTGATACTGGGCGTCAAGTTCGGGACGGACAAGCAGCTGTCGCGGAGCTTCTCGATCGCGGTGGTGGCGGTGATCTGCCTCTTCGTGCTGGCGTTCGGGTGGTCGTGGGGCCCGCTGGGGTGGACGGTGCCGAGTGAGATCTTCGCGCTGGAGACGCGGTCGGCGGGGCAGAGCATTACGGTGGCCGTGAACTTGCTCTTCACCTTCGCCATCGCGCAGGCGTTTCTGTCGCTGCTGTGCGCCTTCAAGTTCggcatcttcctcttcttcgcgGGGTGGATCACCGTCATGACCGTCTTCGTCTACTTCTTCCTGCCGGAGACCAAGGGCGTGCCCATCGAGGAGATGGTGCTGCTCTGGAGGAAGCACTGGTTCTGGAAGAAGGTCATGCCGGATATGCCGCTCGAGGATGGCTGGGGAGCAGCGGACGACGCTGCACCTGCCAACAGCAATCGCAAGTGA
- the LOC133897348 gene encoding endoribonuclease Dicer homolog 4-like, with product MKHKSTIMPSEEEVELEEEKDLLVKHKRAKFSGSIVQPQQGIEVSDTESKVPDVLSLKVSAGKDPRDGLTDCAVQISGEANGCSKGHVQHVTGISFTGNESARSRLPKICTAIGWKEPSYEFEEQGPPHNKLFTCKITVHVDGIVNTVMECFGDPKRQKKAAQEHAAQGALWCLERYGHAK from the exons ATGAAGCATAAGTCCACTATCATGCCATCGGAGGAGGAAGTGGAGTTAGAAGAAGAAAAG GATTTGTTAGTTAAGCACAAAAGGGCTAAATTTTCAGGGTCCATTGTTCAGCCACAACAGGGAATTGAAGTCTCTGACACAGAGAGCAAAGTGCCTGATGTTCTATCGCTCAAAGTTTCTGCTGGCAAGGATCCCAGGGATGGTCTCACTGATTGTGCAGTGCAGATCTCTGGTGAAGCAAATGGTTGCAGTAAGGGACATGTTCAGCATGTTACTGGTATCTCTTTTACAG GCAATGAATCAGCAAGGTCGAGACTGCCAAAAATCTGCACTGCAATTGGCTGGAAAGAACCATCATATGAATTTGAAGAACAAGGACCTCCCCATAACAAACT ATTCACATGCAAGATAACTGTCCATGTGGATGGAATCGTCAACACTGTTATGGAGTGCTTCGGTGATCCCAAGCGTCAGAAGAAAGCTGCGCAAGAACATGCCGCTCAAGGGGCATTGTGGTGCCTTGAGCGCTATGGACATGCCAAGTAA